From a region of the Nitrospira sp. genome:
- a CDS encoding fumarylacetoacetate hydrolase family protein, with protein MKLVSFRVKTPVGTFTRVGAVHLQWVIDLNMAYARWLADQQEAQPRRIADAQVPPAMLEFLEGGESTMAAARRAKDYVTALPTSVMGPSGESILYGGAEVQVIAPLSNPSSLRDFIAFEDHIAATSKKRGQPIPPEWYKAPVYYKGNHRTIVGPDQDLSWPLHTTKLDYELELACVIGRQGSDIPERLAGDYIAGYTIMNDFSARDIQFQEMACRLGPAKGKDFATALGPCLVTPDEIADLGALTMIARVNGEEWSRGRFGTIHWSFPQMIAHVSRGEMIYPGDVFGSGTVGGGCGLEMDRYLKPGDVVELEIQPIGVLRTRVVTEAQGGEDAYRHG; from the coding sequence ATGAAGCTCGTCAGTTTCCGAGTGAAAACTCCTGTCGGTACCTTCACAAGAGTCGGAGCCGTACATCTCCAGTGGGTCATAGACTTGAACATGGCCTATGCCCGGTGGTTGGCGGATCAACAGGAAGCGCAACCGCGCCGCATAGCCGATGCGCAGGTTCCGCCCGCCATGTTGGAGTTCCTCGAAGGAGGAGAATCCACAATGGCCGCGGCACGCCGCGCGAAAGACTATGTCACCGCACTACCCACATCGGTCATGGGCCCATCCGGTGAGTCGATTCTGTATGGGGGGGCAGAGGTTCAAGTCATCGCTCCTCTCTCCAATCCGTCTTCGCTCCGGGACTTTATCGCGTTTGAAGACCATATCGCTGCGACCTCGAAGAAGCGGGGACAGCCGATTCCTCCTGAATGGTACAAGGCGCCCGTCTACTACAAAGGGAACCACCGCACCATCGTCGGGCCGGACCAGGATCTATCATGGCCGCTGCACACGACGAAGTTGGATTACGAGCTGGAGCTCGCCTGCGTGATCGGGCGCCAGGGTAGCGACATACCTGAACGGCTCGCCGGAGACTATATCGCGGGATACACGATCATGAATGACTTCAGCGCCCGCGACATCCAATTCCAGGAAATGGCCTGTCGGCTGGGACCGGCGAAGGGCAAGGACTTCGCGACCGCACTGGGTCCCTGTCTCGTGACTCCCGATGAGATCGCGGACCTCGGTGCGTTGACGATGATCGCGAGGGTGAACGGAGAAGAGTGGTCGCGAGGACGATTCGGGACCATCCATTGGTCCTTCCCTCAAATGATCGCGCATGTGTCCCGAGGTGAAATGATCTATCCGGGAGATGTCTTCGGTTCGGGAACGGTGGGCGGCGGATGCGGGCTGGAGATGGACCGCTATTTGAAGCCGGGCGACGTGGTGGAGTTGGAGATCCAGCCGATCGGCGTTCTTAGAACCCGTGTGGTGACTGAAGCACAAGGGGGTGAAGATGCTTATCGGCATGGTTGA
- a CDS encoding homogentisate 1,2-dioxygenase, with protein sequence MYLKRRGKVPNQAHVGIPEGLYEEEHGRNGFVGAVSHLYRRHPPTAWTAIEGTLKPRAFDCSQFPETALAVPTQSALVLHSPDANLYLSCPHETTPYFVRNADGDEVHFVHKGLGRFETDYGFLAYEPGDYVLIPKGTTYRIHVDAGPSVFLTIETPLPLAVPDRGALGQHALFDKGVLVAPDLETVEPVETVGRAWEVRIKRQGAWTRVVYSFYPMDVVGWKGDLWVAKLNVRDFRPVVSPRYHLPPSVHQTFQAGGCLISTFAPRPLETDPEALRVPFYHRNTDYDEVLFYHDGEFFSRAGIRPGMLTLHPQGIHHGPQPQAVQGSRTKTYTTEVAVMVESKAPFTVQPELEAVEIKDYALSWSRP encoded by the coding sequence ATGTATCTCAAGAGGAGAGGAAAGGTTCCCAACCAAGCTCATGTCGGGATTCCCGAGGGGCTTTACGAAGAAGAACATGGGCGAAACGGGTTTGTAGGTGCCGTTTCTCATCTCTATCGCCGGCATCCACCGACTGCATGGACCGCGATCGAAGGAACATTGAAGCCGAGGGCCTTTGACTGTTCGCAGTTTCCTGAAACCGCATTGGCGGTGCCCACGCAGTCAGCGCTGGTGCTGCACAGCCCGGATGCCAATCTCTACCTGTCCTGTCCACATGAAACGACGCCCTATTTCGTCCGCAATGCGGATGGAGACGAAGTTCATTTCGTGCATAAGGGTCTTGGAAGATTTGAGACTGACTATGGGTTTCTGGCTTATGAGCCGGGCGATTACGTCTTGATTCCCAAAGGTACGACCTATCGAATTCATGTCGACGCCGGCCCTTCCGTTTTCCTCACTATCGAAACACCGCTTCCTTTGGCGGTGCCGGATCGGGGAGCTCTCGGACAGCACGCGCTCTTCGATAAAGGCGTGCTTGTCGCTCCGGACTTGGAAACGGTGGAGCCGGTAGAGACGGTCGGTCGAGCATGGGAAGTGCGGATCAAGCGTCAAGGCGCCTGGACGCGGGTTGTCTATTCTTTCTATCCCATGGATGTGGTTGGGTGGAAAGGAGACTTATGGGTCGCGAAACTGAATGTGCGGGATTTCCGGCCGGTCGTCAGCCCTCGCTATCATTTGCCGCCGAGCGTCCATCAGACGTTTCAAGCCGGCGGGTGTCTGATCTCCACGTTTGCTCCAAGACCGCTGGAAACTGATCCGGAGGCTTTGCGTGTCCCCTTTTATCATCGAAATACGGACTACGATGAAGTGCTCTTCTATCATGATGGAGAGTTCTTCAGTCGCGCAGGCATCCGGCCGGGGATGCTCACCTTGCATCCCCAGGGAATCCACCACGGCCCGCAACCGCAGGCGGTCCAAGGCAGCCGAACGAAGACGTACACAACCGAGGTGGCGGTGATGGTGGAGTCTAAGGCTCCCTTCACGGTTCAACCGGAGCTGGAGGCTGTGGAGATCAAAGACTACGCATTGAGTTGGAGTCGCCCATGA
- a CDS encoding VOC family protein has translation MKQNTGFDHVTLCVDDLATAEFIFAKILGFEVIWSAKDVGSDTSSMDTVVVQRGTAKIALMQGRDKIRKSQINEFIERYGQGVQHVALEVDDIETVCREWEAHGVQFSGPVKEGRDGFGPLKQRFTYPLFLNSGLFIELTQRQHGEGTSRTFVRSTVESLYKDIERDQTSGVTRTIVDYDSPSMPRNEQKKRMKKAS, from the coding sequence ATGAAACAGAACACGGGTTTTGATCACGTCACTCTCTGTGTCGACGATCTGGCAACCGCGGAATTCATATTTGCCAAGATTCTCGGGTTCGAGGTGATCTGGTCTGCCAAAGACGTGGGAAGCGACACGTCTTCGATGGATACCGTTGTCGTCCAGCGCGGAACCGCCAAGATTGCTCTGATGCAGGGGAGAGACAAGATCCGAAAGTCTCAAATCAATGAATTCATAGAACGGTACGGACAGGGCGTCCAGCATGTGGCCCTCGAGGTCGACGATATCGAAACGGTGTGCCGAGAGTGGGAGGCGCATGGCGTGCAGTTCAGTGGGCCGGTGAAAGAGGGGAGGGATGGCTTCGGACCGCTCAAGCAGCGCTTCACCTATCCCCTTTTTCTGAACAGCGGGCTGTTTATCGAGCTGACTCAGCGGCAGCACGGAGAAGGAACGTCGAGGACATTTGTCCGGAGCACGGTGGAATCGCTGTACAAGGATATTGAGCGTGATCAAACCTCCGGTGTGACACGGACGATCGTCGATTATGACTCACCTTCCATGCCACGGAACGAGCAAAAGAAGCGAATGAAGAAGGCATCGTGA
- a CDS encoding iron-containing redox enzyme family protein: MTFYQEMRQLVLRHGAINNSYLGRFRSGDLTDGELKEFAVEFYNFARFFPQVLVAQLVNTEDEQIADELTKVLYSELGDGETRRRHELLYRDFLRSLGIDIHDAMTRSMLPSTRAYIEGMERLYSDGNHAKALGASFGLENMAITMWDHLIPGLLHLKTLRHPQMDLTYFTFHRQLEQSHEEAMKQAVQVMDGEPGSATFAVQQEQDFQEGVKAVLNYLEGFWLGLEKRRSGNIRQSAQTDVRMTVT, translated from the coding sequence ATGACTTTCTACCAAGAAATGAGGCAACTCGTCCTGCGACATGGAGCCATCAACAATTCCTACCTTGGCCGCTTTCGTTCCGGAGACCTCACCGACGGCGAACTCAAAGAATTTGCCGTGGAGTTCTACAACTTCGCCAGATTTTTCCCGCAAGTTCTCGTCGCTCAGCTCGTGAATACCGAAGATGAACAGATCGCCGACGAGCTGACGAAAGTGCTGTACTCGGAATTGGGTGACGGAGAGACTCGGCGCCGCCACGAGCTGCTGTACCGTGACTTTTTGCGGTCTCTAGGGATCGATATTCACGACGCGATGACCCGCTCCATGCTGCCTTCAACTCGCGCCTATATCGAAGGGATGGAGAGGCTCTACAGTGATGGCAATCATGCAAAAGCCTTGGGCGCCTCATTCGGCCTTGAAAATATGGCCATCACGATGTGGGATCATCTGATCCCGGGTCTCCTGCACTTGAAAACCCTTCGCCACCCGCAAATGGACCTGACCTATTTCACCTTTCACCGGCAGCTGGAGCAGAGTCATGAAGAAGCCATGAAACAAGCCGTTCAAGTCATGGATGGTGAACCAGGGTCGGCGACTTTCGCGGTTCAGCAGGAACAAGACTTCCAAGAGGGTGTGAAGGCCGTGTTGAACTATCTGGAAGGATTTTGGCTGGGACTCGAAAAGCGGCGATCCGGCAACATCCGACAGTCTGCACAGACTGACGTGCGAATGACGGTCACTTAG
- a CDS encoding helix-turn-helix transcriptional regulator, translating into MTEIAEYFELVKGRYGLSSDYALAEKLGIAQPEANLMRRGLKVPKPELCIKIAKLLNKNPVELLLIAQKDKAPKQAKEYWTLAQTAVGVMLHVPKSPKYIPRKVAAIGQELRQLETQTLLYEGAEANAEAVRLVQTAEQSMDAIMERWNIWKKGEALYPSYLLANQAAVKRGVTIRRLIVLTREQMRQESVVTDAIQVMDDQYRAGIKIFFAFREELERAAAFQRFEEDYRQQGAARDLNTAIFDREILIFSRSYGQVQLGMVSPTIPITMINQLEITWKPELLRDLDPAPLFDMTRYVFEFCEPRAFKMELERFMRSVA; encoded by the coding sequence ATGACGGAAATCGCGGAATACTTCGAATTGGTCAAGGGGCGGTACGGATTGAGCAGTGATTACGCCTTGGCGGAGAAACTGGGAATCGCTCAGCCGGAAGCCAACCTGATGCGCCGAGGGCTCAAAGTCCCCAAGCCGGAATTGTGCATCAAGATCGCTAAACTCCTGAACAAGAATCCAGTAGAACTCCTCCTGATCGCTCAAAAAGACAAAGCCCCGAAACAGGCCAAAGAGTACTGGACCCTGGCGCAGACCGCCGTCGGAGTCATGCTCCACGTCCCGAAGAGCCCGAAATACATTCCACGCAAAGTAGCAGCCATCGGACAAGAACTCCGCCAGCTTGAAACACAGACGTTGCTCTACGAAGGCGCCGAAGCAAATGCGGAAGCCGTTCGGCTCGTCCAAACCGCGGAACAATCCATGGACGCCATCATGGAGCGATGGAACATCTGGAAAAAGGGAGAGGCCTTATACCCAAGCTACCTGTTGGCCAACCAAGCGGCGGTCAAGCGAGGGGTCACGATTCGCCGCCTCATAGTCCTGACACGCGAACAGATGCGACAAGAATCGGTCGTCACGGATGCCATCCAGGTCATGGATGACCAATATCGGGCGGGCATCAAGATCTTCTTTGCGTTTCGTGAAGAGCTTGAACGGGCGGCCGCCTTTCAACGTTTCGAGGAAGATTACAGGCAACAAGGGGCCGCGCGGGATCTCAATACCGCCATCTTTGACAGAGAGATTCTGATCTTTTCCCGATCCTACGGGCAAGTCCAGCTCGGCATGGTGTCGCCCACCATACCGATTACGATGATCAACCAACTGGAAATCACGTGGAAGCCGGAGTTGTTGCGGGACCTCGATCCGGCTCCGCTCTTCGACATGACCCGATACGTGTTCGAATTTTGCGAACCCCGGGCTTTCAAGATGGAACTGGAGCGATTCATGAGGTCGGTTGCATGA
- a CDS encoding tryptophanase — MKFPSEPFKIKVVEPIRHTTREERDRLLRTAGYNLFQVPAESVYVDLLTDSGTAAMSDRQWAGLMLGDESYAGSRNYYHLEETVRSIFGYKHVIPTHQGRMAENLLFSVILKPGTYVPNNIHFDTTRANVEHQRAHALDLVIKEAYDPHSELPFKGNMDLSRLEETIHRVGREHIPLVMITITNNSGGGQPVSMENIRQTRRLLNRYDIPLFFDACRFAENCYFIKEREQGYADRSIADIARELFSYGDGCTMSAKKDGLVNIGGFLSLNNDQWSQEITNMLILVEGFPTYGGLAGRDLEAMAQGLQEVLDEDYLRFRIGQVRYLGELLNQSGVPILKPIGGHAVYLNAKEFLPHIPRIEFPGQALAVALYRDYGIRGVEIGTLMFGKKDPMTGETIHPELEMVRLALPRRVYTNMQITYVAESIIELYQRRELIHGLSLTYEAPMLRHFTARFAELDASPSLEPMTV, encoded by the coding sequence ATGAAATTCCCTTCCGAGCCGTTCAAAATCAAGGTGGTGGAGCCCATTCGTCACACGACTCGCGAAGAGCGCGACAGGCTCCTGCGCACCGCCGGCTACAATCTGTTTCAGGTCCCAGCAGAGAGTGTGTATGTCGATCTCTTGACCGATAGCGGCACAGCGGCCATGAGCGACCGGCAATGGGCCGGCCTGATGTTAGGGGACGAGTCTTATGCCGGCAGCAGAAACTACTACCATCTGGAAGAAACAGTCCGGTCAATCTTCGGTTATAAGCACGTCATTCCGACTCATCAGGGGCGTATGGCGGAAAATCTTCTCTTCTCCGTCATCCTGAAGCCGGGCACGTATGTCCCGAACAATATTCATTTCGATACCACACGTGCCAACGTCGAGCATCAACGGGCGCACGCCCTCGATCTGGTCATCAAGGAAGCATACGACCCGCACAGCGAGTTGCCCTTCAAGGGGAATATGGATCTTAGTCGGCTCGAAGAAACGATTCATCGCGTGGGCCGTGAACACATTCCACTCGTGATGATCACCATCACCAATAACAGCGGCGGCGGCCAACCGGTCTCGATGGAGAATATCCGTCAAACCCGGAGATTGCTCAATCGGTATGACATTCCTCTGTTCTTTGACGCCTGTCGATTCGCCGAAAATTGCTACTTCATCAAGGAACGTGAACAAGGATACGCCGACCGGTCTATTGCCGACATCGCCCGTGAACTCTTTTCTTACGGGGACGGTTGTACGATGTCGGCCAAGAAGGACGGGCTTGTCAATATCGGAGGCTTTCTAAGCTTGAACAACGATCAGTGGTCCCAAGAGATCACCAATATGCTGATCTTGGTGGAAGGCTTTCCGACGTATGGCGGCCTGGCAGGCAGAGATCTCGAGGCAATGGCCCAAGGACTTCAAGAAGTGCTGGATGAGGACTATCTCCGTTTCCGAATCGGGCAGGTTCGATACTTGGGCGAGCTCCTCAACCAATCCGGCGTCCCGATCCTCAAGCCGATCGGCGGCCATGCGGTCTACCTCAACGCGAAAGAATTTCTCCCTCACATTCCCCGAATCGAATTTCCCGGGCAAGCGCTGGCCGTCGCTCTGTACCGGGATTACGGCATTCGAGGTGTTGAGATCGGCACCCTCATGTTTGGGAAAAAGGATCCAATGACTGGCGAGACCATTCATCCCGAATTGGAGATGGTCAGACTCGCCCTGCCTCGGCGTGTCTATACGAACATGCAGATCACCTATGTCGCGGAGTCCATCATCGAATTGTATCAAAGACGCGAGCTGATCCACGGCCTCTCGTTGACCTATGAGGCGCCGATGTTGCGCCATTTTACGGCGCGCTTTGCCGAGCTGGACGCGTCACCGTCTCTGGAACCGATGACTGTCTAA
- a CDS encoding acyl-CoA dehydrogenase family protein, with protein MAALFKGFERIEEARERLAGRSFMVGLFAGRPDFSLLLMPEESPEEKASWEAFCPRLETFLKTHVDPDEIERTARIPDSVLKGLFAIGAFGMKIPRQYGGLGFSYTNYGRALMLMASWSNALALTVAVPQSIGIAMPILMFGNEEQRRTYLPLVAREAISAFALTEPITGSDAANIATEAVLDSSGAAFVVNGEKLWCTNGPIARYVTLIARVPAKRKEQNGQTRWEPVPTGERADDYVHTAFILDMRTPGVHIQQHCQFEGCRGIENAHMTFTDVHVPTGNVIGEVGRGLKYALTILNVGRAVSIPAICLGMAKQAWQPTLDRANQRVTFQKPLGTRQTQRIRLGRMASNLFAMEALAFTAWRMADQHTFDVRIEAALAKLFCSERTIQVLKDAQVIFGGMGYETAHSKWVRGEPAFGIEQLVRDAEMYRIGEGATDILRPFVAREGLNMHLEKAGHLFDERATGVRQFIELWGLLKFYSSWYISQWRSRRLPPRPEFQHSNVRSKLLFVERASRRLARTIFYAMLLHRKTLQDDQGRQNRIEMIGEDLLVIAATALYADTREWIAAHSDVWELVEECFREATDRIAHNTQGLIRNQDAEVASIGSKALSGRYASLTDGIIRRALQDYVRRERALRPDEEHMRKVV; from the coding sequence ATGGCCGCTCTGTTCAAGGGGTTCGAACGGATCGAGGAGGCCCGGGAGCGGTTGGCAGGCCGGAGTTTTATGGTGGGGCTATTCGCAGGAAGGCCCGACTTTTCGCTCCTCCTCATGCCGGAAGAGTCGCCGGAAGAGAAGGCTTCCTGGGAAGCATTTTGCCCACGCCTGGAAACCTTTCTCAAGACGCATGTCGATCCCGATGAAATCGAACGGACCGCGAGAATCCCCGACTCTGTCCTGAAGGGACTCTTCGCGATCGGCGCCTTCGGCATGAAGATTCCCCGACAGTATGGCGGGCTTGGATTCTCGTACACGAACTATGGCCGCGCGCTCATGCTCATGGCGAGCTGGAGTAATGCGCTGGCTCTCACCGTCGCCGTGCCGCAATCGATCGGTATCGCGATGCCGATCCTCATGTTCGGCAACGAGGAGCAGCGCCGCACGTACCTTCCGCTTGTGGCGCGGGAGGCAATATCGGCTTTCGCTCTCACGGAACCGATTACCGGATCCGACGCCGCAAACATTGCAACGGAAGCCGTCCTAGATTCCAGCGGAGCAGCGTTTGTCGTGAACGGCGAAAAACTATGGTGCACGAACGGCCCCATCGCCCGCTACGTGACGTTGATCGCGCGGGTACCGGCCAAACGGAAAGAGCAGAATGGGCAGACGAGGTGGGAACCGGTTCCCACCGGCGAAAGAGCAGACGATTACGTACACACCGCCTTCATCCTCGATATGCGCACGCCCGGTGTTCATATCCAACAGCACTGCCAGTTCGAGGGATGCCGGGGCATCGAGAATGCTCACATGACGTTCACGGATGTTCACGTCCCGACCGGGAATGTCATCGGTGAGGTCGGCCGAGGGCTTAAGTACGCGCTGACCATCCTCAACGTGGGCCGCGCGGTCAGCATCCCTGCCATTTGCTTGGGCATGGCCAAACAAGCTTGGCAACCCACACTCGATCGGGCCAACCAGAGGGTCACCTTCCAGAAGCCTCTGGGAACCAGGCAGACGCAACGCATCAGGCTAGGCCGCATGGCTTCGAACCTCTTCGCGATGGAGGCCCTCGCGTTCACGGCATGGCGAATGGCCGATCAGCACACGTTTGACGTCCGGATCGAAGCGGCTCTGGCCAAGCTGTTCTGCTCCGAGAGAACTATCCAGGTCTTAAAAGACGCCCAAGTGATCTTCGGAGGGATGGGATACGAAACAGCCCATTCCAAGTGGGTCCGGGGAGAGCCTGCGTTCGGTATCGAGCAGCTGGTCCGCGATGCGGAGATGTACCGAATCGGAGAAGGGGCCACGGATATCCTGCGACCATTCGTCGCTCGCGAGGGTCTCAACATGCATCTCGAAAAAGCCGGACATCTCTTCGACGAACGAGCGACGGGCGTTCGTCAATTCATCGAGTTGTGGGGACTCCTGAAATTCTATTCTTCTTGGTACATAAGCCAATGGAGAAGTCGCCGACTACCGCCACGCCCGGAATTCCAACACTCGAATGTCCGCTCCAAGCTGCTTTTCGTGGAACGTGCGAGCCGTCGACTGGCGCGGACGATCTTTTATGCCATGCTGCTTCATCGGAAGACGCTTCAAGACGATCAGGGTCGGCAAAACCGGATCGAGATGATCGGAGAAGATCTTCTGGTGATCGCAGCCACGGCGCTGTACGCCGACACGCGGGAATGGATCGCTGCGCATTCGGACGTTTGGGAACTCGTGGAGGAATGCTTTCGAGAAGCAACGGACCGGATCGCTCACAACACTCAAGGATTGATTCGCAATCAGGACGCAGAGGTGGCATCCATCGGGAGCAAGGCCCTTAGCGGTCGATATGCTTCACTTACCGATGGAATCATACGGCGCGCTCTTCAAGACTACGTGAGGCGGGAGAGAGCCTTGAGGCCCGATGAAGAACATATGCGTAAGGTGGTGTGA
- a CDS encoding zinc-binding alcohol dehydrogenase family protein, with protein MRAWLMDSYNGVGQLRLGEVPDPQPGPAEVRLKVRYASLNPADAFLAQGLYPAKPVLPHILGRDGVGDVEIVGSRVDNIRRGDTVGILRCEAGVEIPGTLAEKVVVPADSLARIPAGWSLEEMAGAPLVFLTAWQALTQWNDPPAPPPEGSVLLVTGASGGVGVASVMLGKSMGLVVVGLSRDAEKRAKLNTLGTDFVFDPAANNLVQSVSAAIHPKRVDLAIDCVGGKLLPHVIALLGHRGRISIVGRSGGVVPEFNPATLLFRRLRIGGVAVGDYTRQAAQAAWEHIVGRLKAIGRRPQVDSVVPFEAVMMGFSRLAQGPMGKVVIRVAD; from the coding sequence ATGCGTGCCTGGTTGATGGATTCCTATAACGGAGTTGGCCAGTTGCGGCTCGGCGAGGTGCCCGATCCTCAGCCCGGGCCGGCAGAGGTACGGCTGAAGGTGCGGTATGCCTCGCTCAATCCGGCGGATGCCTTTCTGGCACAAGGACTGTATCCGGCCAAACCCGTCCTGCCTCATATTCTCGGGCGTGACGGCGTGGGCGATGTCGAGATCGTGGGATCGCGTGTGGACAACATTCGTAGGGGTGACACAGTTGGAATTCTGCGCTGTGAAGCGGGAGTGGAAATCCCAGGAACCCTGGCTGAGAAAGTCGTGGTTCCTGCTGACAGTCTCGCCCGTATCCCCGCCGGTTGGTCTCTCGAAGAAATGGCCGGCGCCCCGCTCGTCTTCTTAACCGCCTGGCAGGCCTTGACTCAGTGGAACGATCCACCGGCTCCGCCACCAGAGGGGTCGGTTCTCCTCGTGACCGGCGCGTCGGGTGGAGTCGGCGTGGCATCGGTGATGCTCGGAAAATCGATGGGTCTGGTCGTCGTAGGGCTATCGCGCGATGCAGAGAAGAGAGCCAAGTTGAACACGCTAGGAACGGACTTTGTGTTCGATCCTGCGGCCAACAACCTTGTGCAATCTGTCTCTGCGGCGATCCACCCCAAGAGAGTGGACCTGGCTATCGACTGCGTCGGCGGTAAGCTGCTCCCTCACGTCATCGCGCTTCTCGGCCATCGTGGTCGAATCAGCATCGTCGGCCGGAGCGGAGGCGTAGTCCCAGAGTTCAATCCAGCGACCTTATTGTTCCGGCGCCTTCGCATCGGCGGCGTCGCCGTTGGAGACTACACACGTCAGGCCGCACAGGCAGCGTGGGAACACATCGTCGGTCGGCTGAAGGCGATCGGACGCCGTCCGCAGGTGGACAGCGTGGTCCCATTCGAAGCCGTCATGATGGGATTCTCGCGACTCGCGCAGGGCCCAATGGGAAAAGTAGTGATACGGGTGGCCGACTAG
- a CDS encoding cytochrome c, with amino-acid sequence MRLVSSVVLLTLTIAGVLSMPPHGKATSRSASDRMAKGKQVYLKHCAGCHGSEGKGDGYKLLGADPANLTSPATQHKSDAALLTSIHEGKATMPSWNIRLSQQDARDVLVYVRTLAK; translated from the coding sequence ATGAGACTGGTCAGCTCCGTGGTCCTTCTCACACTGACGATAGCGGGCGTGCTTTCTATGCCTCCGCACGGAAAAGCGACGTCTCGATCCGCATCAGATCGGATGGCAAAGGGAAAACAGGTCTACCTTAAGCATTGCGCCGGATGTCATGGCTCCGAGGGAAAAGGAGACGGGTATAAACTCCTCGGTGCCGATCCGGCCAACCTTACATCGCCGGCGACACAACACAAGTCGGATGCGGCCCTTCTCACCTCCATACATGAAGGAAAAGCAACCATGCCTTCATGGAACATTCGCCTGTCTCAGCAGGACGCGCGCGATGTGCTCGTGTATGTACGGACTCTCGCCAAGTAG